The DNA sequence CGCACGATCTTGTGCACGGAGGTCACATCGCCACGCTTGATCTTCAGGAAGTACACACCGCTGGCCATGGAGCGGATGTCCATGTCGCGGCGGTAAGTGCCTTCGAGGGAGAGTACCGCATCGGTGAAGATCACCTGGCCCATGGGGTTGTGCACCTCCACGGTGGTGTTCACCGCGGATGAATTGGTGAAGCTGAAGGTGAACTGGCCGTTGTTGGGGTTGGGCTGGATCGATACGCTACCCTCGTCCATGGAGGCGAGGCCCTTATAGATGATTCCCGTACGATCGACGCCACCCAGGGAGAGGTAGAAATCACCATTGTTCTTGGCCTCCCGGGTCCAGTCGTCGTTCATCAGCTCGAAATCGGCGGTACCCGCCACTGGGATGCGGGCGATGGTGTACTCCTGGCCGGCCGCCCAAGCGGCATCCAAACTGGACATGGGTGTCAGACCGAAGCCGGCGAACACCTGGTAATTGTTGCCACTTGACTGCCGCACCGCGCCGGAACGCGCAATGGGCAGGTAGCTGGCCACAGCCCCTTCCTGCATGGGGGTGCCCAAGCTGGCGTTGGCTGAAGCATCCCACCGGATGGTGAACACCACGGCGGAGAAAATGCCATCGAAGGAGGTCTGGGGACGGACGGTCACTTCCAAGTGACCTTCACGCTGATAGAGGCCGATGTCCACCGGACTCTGGGACTGGACCATGGGTCCGGCCAGGAGGGCTGTCAACGCGGCTACGACGGGGAGGGAGTTGGGATTCCGGATCATGGCGGCAGGCTTGAGGTGTCGGTTCCAGTTGAGAATGAGGAGCGTTCTACGCGCGTGGCCCCCAAGAGGTTGGCGGCCCGGCGGACCGCAAGATAGAAGCGCACCCGGCCAGATGCAAAACCCGTTTCTCCACAGCTTGTGCGAATGGAGCGATCCCAAGCATGGCATCCGGCGGTCCTGAAAACCGAACAGGAGTCCCGGGGGACTCCTGCGCGGTAAACCTGCAAGGAAATTGGAACCAGTCCAAGGCTTGGAAGATCGGCCTTGGTGATAGGAAGACGCCGGCCCAAAGAAGTGGTTGCCGCCCCCCTGAAAAAAAATCAGTGGGTGAACTTGTAGCCCACCCCCCGTACGGAGTGGAAGTGCTTGGGCCGCCTCGGGTCGGGCTCGAAATACTTGCGGAAGGACACGATGAAATTGTCCACGGTGCGGGTCGTGGGAAACACATCATAGCCCCATACCTTTTGGAGGATCTCCTCCCGGCTCACCACCTCCCCGGCCTGCTCCATCAACAAGCGCAGCA is a window from the Flavobacteriales bacterium genome containing:
- a CDS encoding T9SS type A sorting domain-containing protein; this translates as MIRNPNSLPVVAALTALLAGPMVQSQSPVDIGLYQREGHLEVTVRPQTSFDGIFSAVVFTIRWDASANASLGTPMQEGAVASYLPIARSGAVRQSSGNNYQVFAGFGLTPMSSLDAAWAAGQEYTIARIPVAGTADFELMNDDWTREAKNNGDFYLSLGGVDRTGIIYKGLASMDEGSVSIQPNPNNGQFTFSFTNSSAVNTTVEVHNPMGQVIFTDAVLSLEGTYRRDMDIRSMASGVYFLKIKRGDVTSVHKIVRQ